A single genomic interval of Streptomyces graminofaciens harbors:
- a CDS encoding winged helix DNA-binding domain-containing protein, translating into MTVTVTWEQASARRLRRQFLTGPAPAGTPVAEVAGALLGAHAQVLSAAELSLGVRTGSATRADVRAALWEERTLVKTYGPRGTVHLLPAAELPFWTAALTAIPSGASPFAPDVRLTDAQADEVVAAIGDALDGATLTLDELNEEVVARTGPWAGDLVMPAFQDLWPRWRQVMHRAGQSGALCFGPDRARRATYTRPPDFVPLTPDEALATLVRRYLRAYGPADARHFAKWTAAPGGWADGLFAELAGAGEIEEVAFEGERAWVEAGDTDFPESPESAVRGVRLLPYFDAYGIAAQPRERLFPGAAYERALARGQAGNYPVLLVDGVVAGVWHQRRRGRRTTVTVEPLGRLTARQERELGERAARVGEVMEARAELAIGKVAVGPHA; encoded by the coding sequence ATGACCGTGACTGTCACATGGGAACAGGCAAGCGCTCGGCGGCTGCGGCGGCAGTTTCTGACCGGCCCCGCACCGGCGGGGACACCGGTCGCCGAGGTGGCCGGCGCGCTGCTCGGCGCGCACGCGCAGGTGCTGTCGGCGGCCGAGCTGTCGCTTGGGGTGCGGACCGGGAGCGCGACGCGGGCGGACGTACGGGCCGCGCTGTGGGAGGAGCGGACCCTGGTGAAGACGTACGGGCCGCGTGGCACCGTCCATCTGCTGCCCGCCGCCGAGCTGCCCTTCTGGACCGCCGCGCTGACCGCGATCCCGTCGGGCGCGAGCCCCTTCGCCCCCGACGTCCGGCTCACCGACGCGCAGGCGGACGAGGTCGTTGCCGCCATCGGCGACGCGCTCGACGGGGCCACGCTCACCCTCGACGAGCTGAACGAGGAGGTCGTCGCCCGCACCGGCCCCTGGGCCGGCGACCTCGTCATGCCCGCCTTCCAGGACCTGTGGCCGCGCTGGCGGCAGGTGATGCACCGGGCGGGCCAGTCGGGCGCCCTCTGCTTCGGCCCCGACCGGGCCCGCAGGGCGACATACACCCGCCCGCCGGACTTCGTTCCCCTGACGCCGGACGAGGCCCTCGCCACGCTCGTACGGCGCTACTTGCGCGCGTACGGTCCCGCCGACGCCCGGCACTTCGCCAAGTGGACGGCGGCGCCGGGCGGCTGGGCCGACGGGCTGTTCGCGGAACTGGCCGGGGCGGGGGAGATCGAGGAGGTCGCCTTCGAGGGGGAGCGCGCCTGGGTGGAGGCGGGCGACACCGACTTCCCCGAGTCACCGGAGTCGGCCGTACGGGGTGTGCGGCTGCTGCCCTACTTCGACGCGTACGGCATCGCCGCGCAGCCCCGCGAGCGGCTGTTCCCCGGGGCCGCCTACGAGCGGGCCCTGGCGCGTGGGCAGGCGGGCAACTACCCCGTGCTGCTCGTCGACGGTGTCGTGGCCGGCGTCTGGCACCAGCGGCGGCGGGGGCGGCGGACGACCGTCACGGTGGAACCGCTGGGGCGGCTGACCGCGCGGCAGGAGCGCGAGCTGGGCGAGCGGGCGGCGCGAGTCGGTGAAGTCATGGAGGCCCGGGCCGAGTTGGCGATCGGAAAGGTTGCGGTCGGACCCCACGCGTGA
- a CDS encoding isoprenyl transferase, translating into MNLRDKLRGLLVRVYARRVEGRLDHAQVPKHIGVIMDGNRRWAKAAGSTTAQGHRAGADKIEEFLGWCTETDVKVVTLWLFSTDNFDRPQEELVPLFGIIEDVVRSLVADGRWRVHHVGAIDLLPGQMQTTLKEAEAATVDIDGILVNVAIGYGGRQEIADAVRSMVQDAQEKGTSMEELAENVSVDLIGSHLYTGDQPDPDLVIRTSGEQRLSGFMLWQTAHSEYYFCDVFWPAFRKVDFLRALRDYAVRHRRYGG; encoded by the coding sequence GTGAACCTGCGCGACAAACTGCGCGGCCTGCTGGTCAGGGTCTACGCACGCAGGGTCGAGGGTCGCCTCGACCACGCCCAGGTGCCCAAGCACATCGGCGTCATCATGGACGGCAACCGTCGCTGGGCGAAGGCGGCGGGCTCCACCACCGCGCAGGGACACCGGGCCGGGGCCGACAAGATCGAGGAGTTCCTCGGCTGGTGCACCGAGACGGACGTCAAGGTCGTCACCCTCTGGCTCTTCTCCACGGACAACTTCGACCGGCCGCAGGAGGAACTGGTCCCGCTCTTCGGGATCATCGAGGACGTCGTACGCTCCCTCGTCGCCGACGGCCGCTGGCGGGTGCACCACGTGGGCGCCATCGACCTGCTGCCCGGTCAGATGCAGACCACCCTGAAGGAGGCCGAGGCGGCCACCGTCGACATCGACGGAATACTGGTCAACGTCGCCATCGGCTACGGCGGCCGCCAGGAGATCGCCGACGCCGTACGGTCGATGGTGCAGGACGCGCAGGAGAAGGGCACCTCGATGGAGGAGCTCGCCGAGAACGTCTCCGTCGACCTGATCGGCAGCCACCTCTACACCGGCGACCAGCCCGACCCGGACCTCGTGATCCGCACCAGCGGCGAGCAGCGGCTGTCCGGCTTCATGCTCTGGCAGACCGCCCATTCGGAGTACTACTTCTGCGACGTGTTCTGGCCGGCCTTCCGCAAGGTCGACTTCCTGCGCGCCCTGCGCGACTACGCGGTACGGCACCGCCGCTACGGAGGCTGA
- a CDS encoding PhoH family protein — MVTSTKRRMPDRRTYVLDTSVLLADPNALSRFDEHEVVLPIVVVTELEAKRHHPELGYFARQALRLLDEFRVRHGRLDAPIPIGDLGGTVRVELNHSDPSILPTGYRLGDNDSRILAVARNLQAEGFDVTVVSKDLPLRIKASSVGLLAEEYRAELAITDASGWTGMSELTLPGEQVDILFEEGTVYAPEARDLPVHTGLTIQSERGKALGRVSPDGNIRLVRGDREAFGIKGRSAEQRIALDLLLDPDVGILSLGGRAGTGKSALALCAGLEAVLERRQHQKVMVFRPLYAVGGQELGYLPGSESEKMSPWAQAVFDTLSAVTSREVIEEVTARGMLEVLPLTHIRGRSLHDAFVIVDEAQSLERNVLLTVLSRIGANSRVVLTHDVAQRDNLRVGRYDGVVAVVEKLKGHPLFAHVTLTRSERSQIAALVTEMLEDGQI, encoded by the coding sequence GTGGTGACCAGCACAAAGCGCCGTATGCCAGACCGGCGCACCTACGTCCTTGACACCAGCGTCCTGCTGGCCGACCCGAATGCCCTGAGCCGCTTCGACGAGCACGAGGTCGTGCTTCCGATCGTCGTGGTCACGGAGCTGGAGGCGAAAAGGCACCATCCCGAACTCGGCTATTTCGCCCGGCAGGCCCTGCGCCTGCTCGACGAGTTCCGGGTCCGGCACGGCCGCCTCGACGCCCCCATCCCGATCGGGGATCTCGGTGGGACCGTCAGGGTCGAGCTCAACCACTCGGACCCCAGCATCCTGCCGACCGGCTACCGCCTGGGGGACAACGACTCCCGCATCCTCGCGGTCGCCCGCAATCTGCAGGCCGAGGGCTTCGACGTCACCGTCGTGTCGAAGGATCTGCCCCTGCGGATCAAGGCGTCCTCCGTGGGCCTCCTCGCCGAGGAGTACCGCGCGGAGCTGGCCATCACGGACGCCTCCGGCTGGACCGGCATGTCCGAGCTGACCCTGCCGGGCGAACAGGTCGACATCCTCTTCGAGGAGGGGACCGTCTACGCCCCCGAGGCCAGGGACCTCCCCGTGCACACGGGTCTGACGATCCAGTCGGAGCGCGGCAAGGCCCTCGGCCGGGTGTCGCCCGACGGCAACATCCGTCTCGTCCGGGGCGACCGCGAGGCCTTCGGCATCAAGGGCCGCAGCGCGGAACAGCGCATCGCGCTGGATCTGCTGCTCGACCCGGACGTGGGCATCCTGTCGCTGGGCGGCCGGGCCGGCACCGGCAAGTCGGCGCTCGCGCTGTGCGCGGGCCTGGAGGCCGTGCTGGAGCGGCGTCAGCACCAGAAGGTGATGGTGTTCCGGCCGCTGTACGCGGTGGGCGGGCAGGAGCTCGGCTATCTGCCGGGCTCCGAGTCGGAGAAGATGAGCCCCTGGGCGCAGGCGGTCTTCGACACGCTGTCGGCCGTCACGTCGCGCGAGGTCATCGAGGAGGTCACCGCCCGCGGCATGCTGGAGGTGCTCCCGCTGACCCACATCCGCGGGCGCTCGCTGCACGACGCCTTCGTGATCGTCGACGAGGCCCAGTCCCTCGAACGGAACGTCCTGTTGACCGTTCTGTCCCGAATCGGCGCGAATTCACGGGTCGTTCTGACCCATGACGTGGCCCAGCGGGACAACCTGAGGGTCGGCCGGTACGACGGGGTGGTCGCCGTGGTCGAGAAGCTGAAGGGCCATCCGCTCTTCGCCCATGTCACGCTGACCCGGTCCGAGCGCTCTCAGATCGCGGCACTTGTGACCGAAATGCTGGAGGACGGACAGATCTGA
- a CDS encoding transglycosylase SLT domain-containing protein translates to MSRISVRGFAVASATAVTAVGSVVGVASGSTAQTTDDAEAVANDTTLLADIPVGEQAQVQTASLTAQADAQAIAADASARKDAEESARKKAAQDAIDKQKAAEKAEQDRKAKEEAEAKSEAAGSLGDIPVQGSYSIAEIQAMAKQVVASDQWTCFSNIVNHESTWNYKAVNPSSGAYGLFQALPGSKMSSAGSDWQTNPATQIKWGLNYMESRYGSPCEAWSFWQANHWY, encoded by the coding sequence GTGAGCCGGATTTCGGTCCGGGGATTCGCAGTGGCCTCGGCCACCGCGGTCACCGCAGTCGGAAGTGTCGTCGGCGTTGCCTCCGGCAGCACCGCACAGACCACGGACGACGCCGAGGCGGTCGCGAACGACACCACGCTGCTCGCCGACATACCTGTCGGTGAACAGGCGCAGGTGCAGACCGCGTCCCTGACTGCCCAGGCCGACGCCCAGGCGATCGCCGCCGACGCGAGCGCCCGCAAGGACGCCGAGGAGTCCGCCCGCAAGAAGGCGGCCCAGGACGCGATCGACAAGCAGAAGGCCGCCGAGAAGGCCGAGCAGGACCGCAAGGCGAAGGAAGAGGCCGAGGCGAAGTCCGAAGCGGCCGGTTCTCTCGGTGACATCCCCGTCCAGGGTTCGTACTCCATCGCCGAGATCCAGGCCATGGCGAAGCAGGTCGTCGCGAGCGACCAGTGGACCTGCTTCAGCAACATCGTGAACCACGAGTCCACCTGGAACTACAAGGCCGTCAACCCCTCCTCGGGTGCCTACGGTCTCTTCCAGGCGCTGCCCGGGTCCAAGATGTCGTCCGCCGGTTCCGACTGGCAGACCAACCCGGCCACCCAGATCAAGTGGGGCCTCAACTACATGGAGTCCCGCTACGGCAGCCCGTGTGAGGCCTGGTCGTTCTGGCAGGCCAACCACTGGTACTAG
- a CDS encoding AI-2E family transporter, whose product MSRVPGWLGRLGAELSGWGERLERRRAEMESEESERSERPEGSGKAAKTGAEPHEAPGEPSAKPGGAAARPTGSPAGTPAAEHVPAPPSYAPAVPGRPNPAEVVPWGVRVAAEAGWRLLILAGTLWVLMRVISSIQLLVLSFAAALLITALLQPTVAWLTRQGVPRGLATAMTAILGFVIMGLIGWFVTWQVMENVDDLSDQIQDGIEELRGWLLDSPFHVTEDQINDIATNLREAISDNTDAITSAGLEGVTVIVEALTGILLTVFSTLFLLYDGKRIWQWTLKLVPAAARPGVSGAGPRAWRTLTAYVRGTVVVALIDAIFIGLGIYFLDVPMAVPLAVFIFLFAFIPLVGAVVSGALAVVVALVTQGVFTAVMTLVVVLAVQQIEGHILQPFILGRAVRVHPLAVVLSVAAGGMVAGIGGAVVAVPLVAVVNTVVGYLRTHSHEAELRHSPAPRGATAVGASGDGADRT is encoded by the coding sequence ATGTCGCGAGTGCCAGGGTGGCTCGGCCGGCTCGGTGCCGAGCTGAGCGGATGGGGTGAGCGGCTGGAGCGACGCCGCGCCGAGATGGAGTCCGAGGAATCGGAGCGATCGGAGCGACCGGAGGGGTCCGGAAAGGCCGCGAAGACCGGGGCGGAGCCCCACGAAGCGCCCGGGGAGCCGTCCGCGAAGCCGGGAGGGGCCGCTGCGCGCCCCACGGGCTCCCCCGCCGGGACACCGGCCGCCGAGCACGTTCCCGCGCCCCCGTCCTACGCCCCCGCCGTGCCCGGCCGCCCCAACCCCGCGGAGGTCGTGCCCTGGGGGGTGCGGGTCGCGGCCGAGGCGGGCTGGCGGCTGCTCATCCTCGCGGGCACGCTCTGGGTGTTGATGCGGGTCATCAGCTCCATCCAGCTGCTGGTGCTGTCGTTCGCCGCCGCGCTGCTCATCACCGCGCTGCTCCAGCCGACGGTGGCCTGGCTGACCCGCCAAGGCGTCCCGCGCGGCCTCGCCACGGCCATGACGGCGATCCTCGGCTTCGTGATCATGGGGCTGATCGGCTGGTTCGTCACCTGGCAGGTCATGGAGAACGTCGACGACCTCTCCGACCAGATCCAGGACGGCATCGAGGAGTTGCGGGGCTGGCTGCTCGACAGCCCGTTCCATGTCACCGAGGACCAGATCAACGACATCGCCACGAACCTGCGCGAGGCGATCAGCGACAACACGGACGCGATCACCTCGGCGGGCCTGGAGGGCGTGACGGTCATCGTCGAGGCGCTCACCGGCATCCTCCTGACGGTGTTCTCCACGCTGTTCCTGCTCTACGACGGCAAGCGCATCTGGCAGTGGACCCTGAAGCTGGTCCCGGCGGCGGCGCGGCCGGGTGTCTCGGGGGCGGGCCCGCGCGCCTGGCGCACGCTGACGGCGTATGTGCGCGGCACGGTGGTGGTGGCGCTGATCGACGCGATCTTCATCGGCCTCGGCATCTACTTCCTGGACGTCCCGATGGCCGTCCCGCTGGCCGTCTTCATCTTCCTGTTCGCCTTCATCCCGCTGGTGGGCGCGGTCGTCTCGGGTGCGCTGGCGGTCGTGGTCGCGCTGGTGACGCAGGGCGTGTTCACCGCCGTGATGACGCTGGTGGTGGTCCTGGCGGTCCAGCAGATCGAGGGCCACATCCTGCAGCCGTTCATCCTGGGGCGCGCGGTACGAGTGCATCCGCTGGCCGTGGTGCTGTCCGTCGCCGCCGGTGGCATGGTCGCGGGCATCGGCGGCGCGGTGGTGGCCGTACCGCTGGTGGCGGTCGTCAACACGGTGGTCGGCTATCTGCGGACGCACTCCCATGAGGCGGAGCTACGGCATTCGCCGGCGCCGCGGGGGGCGACGGCGGTGGGTGCCTCGGGGGACGGGGCCGACAGGACCTAG
- a CDS encoding dihydrofolate reductase family protein, whose product MRKIVLMMSVSLDGYMEGPNREIDWHLVDGELHMHFNEVLEDMGAFLSGRVTYELMADYWPTADREPGVLRPVADFAAIWRNMPKLVFSRTLHRAEWHTTIVRDVVVDEIEALKAQEGGDLALGGADLAATFMRHDLIDEYRIYVHPVLIGRGRRPFPEADVMNPTGLRLVESRTFGNGVVLLHHERATAESTTEAATQADSGQP is encoded by the coding sequence ATGCGAAAGATCGTCCTGATGATGTCCGTGTCCCTCGACGGCTACATGGAGGGCCCGAACCGCGAGATCGACTGGCACCTGGTCGACGGCGAACTGCACATGCACTTCAACGAAGTCCTGGAGGACATGGGTGCTTTCCTCAGCGGCCGGGTGACGTACGAGCTGATGGCCGACTACTGGCCGACGGCCGACCGGGAGCCGGGCGTCCTCCGCCCCGTCGCCGACTTCGCCGCCATCTGGCGGAACATGCCGAAGCTCGTGTTCTCCCGCACCCTGCACCGGGCCGAATGGCACACGACGATCGTGCGGGACGTCGTCGTCGACGAGATCGAGGCGCTCAAGGCGCAGGAGGGCGGCGACCTGGCTCTCGGCGGGGCCGACCTCGCCGCCACGTTCATGCGGCACGACCTGATCGACGAGTACCGGATCTACGTCCACCCGGTCCTCATCGGCCGAGGCAGGCGCCCCTTCCCGGAGGCCGACGTCATGAACCCGACCGGCCTACGACTCGTCGAGTCCCGCACCTTCGGCAACGGCGTCGTCCTCCTGCACCACGAACGCGCCACCGCCGAAAGCACCACCGAGGCCGCCACGCAGGCCGACTCCGGTCAGCCCTAG
- a CDS encoding HEAT repeat domain-containing protein: MADGGAALVEAVRRGDVRAAVEALGGGASPETVDGDGVTVLGLAARNDDAAMVGALFEGGADANGLSRGGLTPLMLAAGAGAYHAAEELRGNRSYVALRDERGRSALDFAATGAEREPDEPGYLIIVTDLEKYFGKRAGFAEVMRRALLFGDPDSDIWLTARWTLDGYADDETVDGAREALNSPRAPERYFAAELLGGFCFMNTSLRNQAHRMRQAAELLRARLAVEEHPAVLAELIRGVVMEAEFAYAAREIMRHVGHPHPEVRAAVACVLEFSAEPEDRDLLKAMLTLARDPDADTRRYAVASLAYLADGPAAVRTTLRRALYDPDPAVVLHAACALGKRGRPLPFRAEQIVVRDYVGREGETRYYADSARVVEQWPKEHFWDVRDSLAE, encoded by the coding sequence TTGGCTGATGGTGGGGCGGCGCTGGTCGAGGCCGTACGACGTGGTGATGTGCGTGCGGCAGTGGAGGCGCTCGGGGGTGGGGCGTCGCCGGAGACTGTCGACGGGGACGGGGTCACGGTCCTCGGACTGGCCGCGCGGAACGACGACGCGGCGATGGTAGGGGCCCTCTTCGAAGGCGGTGCCGATGCGAACGGGCTGTCGAGGGGCGGGCTGACCCCGCTGATGCTGGCGGCGGGCGCGGGCGCGTACCACGCGGCGGAGGAGCTGCGGGGCAACCGGTCCTATGTGGCGCTGCGCGACGAACGGGGCCGCAGCGCACTGGACTTCGCGGCGACGGGTGCCGAGCGGGAGCCGGACGAGCCCGGGTATCTGATCATCGTCACCGACCTGGAGAAGTACTTCGGCAAGCGGGCCGGTTTCGCGGAGGTGATGCGGCGGGCGCTGCTGTTCGGGGACCCCGACAGCGACATCTGGCTCACGGCGCGCTGGACCCTGGACGGCTATGCGGACGACGAGACGGTGGACGGGGCGCGGGAGGCGCTGAACAGTCCCCGGGCGCCCGAGCGTTACTTCGCGGCGGAGCTGCTCGGCGGCTTCTGCTTCATGAACACCTCCCTGCGCAACCAGGCGCACCGGATGCGACAGGCGGCCGAGCTGCTGCGGGCGCGGCTGGCCGTGGAGGAGCACCCCGCCGTCCTCGCGGAGCTCATCCGCGGGGTGGTGATGGAGGCCGAGTTCGCCTACGCCGCCCGGGAGATCATGCGGCATGTCGGCCATCCGCACCCCGAGGTGCGCGCCGCGGTCGCCTGCGTGCTCGAGTTCTCGGCGGAGCCGGAGGACCGCGACCTCCTCAAGGCCATGCTCACCCTGGCCCGCGACCCGGACGCCGACACCCGCCGGTACGCCGTGGCGTCCCTGGCCTACCTCGCCGACGGGCCGGCGGCCGTCCGCACCACCCTCCGGCGCGCCCTGTACGACCCCGACCCCGCCGTCGTCCTCCACGCCGCGTGCGCGCTCGGGAAGCGCGGGCGGCCGCTGCCCTTCCGCGCCGAGCAGATCGTCGTACGCGACTATGTCGGCCGGGAGGGGGAGACCCGGTACTACGCGGACTCGGCCCGGGTCGTCGAGCAGTGGCCGAAGGAGCACTTCTGGGATGTGCGGGATTCGTTGGCGGAGTGA
- a CDS encoding winged helix-turn-helix domain-containing protein yields MAVDSGDSPIDPNKIAYVYMQVADHIAARITSGALKPGARLPGERDLGAEYGVAYLTARRAIRELRERGLVVTLPAKGTFVAYPQEQGSGSDDPEAGIAPSSTP; encoded by the coding sequence ATGGCAGTGGACTCAGGAGATTCGCCGATCGACCCAAACAAGATCGCGTACGTCTACATGCAGGTGGCCGACCACATCGCCGCCCGGATCACCTCGGGAGCGCTGAAGCCGGGAGCACGACTACCCGGCGAACGGGATCTCGGCGCCGAGTACGGAGTCGCGTATCTGACTGCCCGCCGCGCCATCCGCGAGCTACGCGAACGCGGTCTCGTGGTCACGCTCCCCGCGAAGGGCACGTTCGTCGCGTACCCGCAGGAGCAAGGGTCCGGCAGCGATGACCCGGAAGCCGGGATCGCCCCCTCCTCCACCCCATAG
- a CDS encoding OmpA family protein: MAALTPRATAALAVLVALTFTTPAYADTSDDPSEPPGSVTTSPPPEVDANSPGLKLADGATLAPAKVLDIKSVVEDLGGEERREDTNENVTFALQAEVLFGKDSAKLNPEARSRIQAIADEIKSQNAVKVRVFGFTDNLGSYAHGLTLSKKRAEAVHDLLAGDLGGDITFEVRGYSEDYPIADNSSEEGRRKNRRVEVSFPRTGGTTDESGTASE, translated from the coding sequence ATGGCCGCCCTCACCCCACGAGCCACGGCCGCCCTCGCCGTCCTGGTCGCCCTCACCTTCACGACCCCGGCGTACGCGGACACGTCCGACGACCCCAGCGAACCCCCAGGCTCCGTCACCACCTCCCCACCCCCCGAGGTCGACGCCAACAGCCCGGGCCTGAAGCTGGCCGACGGTGCCACACTCGCTCCCGCGAAGGTCCTGGACATCAAGTCGGTCGTGGAGGACCTCGGCGGCGAGGAGCGCCGCGAGGACACGAACGAGAACGTCACCTTCGCGCTCCAGGCGGAAGTCCTCTTCGGCAAGGACAGCGCCAAGCTGAACCCGGAGGCGCGCTCACGCATCCAGGCGATCGCGGACGAGATCAAGTCCCAGAACGCGGTGAAGGTCCGCGTCTTCGGCTTCACCGACAACCTCGGCTCGTACGCCCACGGCCTGACCCTCTCCAAGAAGCGTGCCGAGGCCGTCCACGACCTCCTCGCCGGCGACCTGGGCGGCGACATCACCTTCGAGGTACGCGGCTACAGCGAGGACTACCCCATCGCCGACAACTCCTCGGAGGAGGGCCGCCGCAAGAACCGCCGGGTGGAGGTGTCGTTCCCGAGGACCGGGGGGACGACTGACGAGAGCGGGACGGCGAGCGAGTAG
- a CDS encoding pilus assembly protein TadG-related protein produces the protein MISAHLRSDRGSTLPIYIWLTAIVLFAGFAFFAFAQAASARNGAQSAADAAALAAAQQARDELLLDLGDVIDGDEDDWLDWLDLNDVGLPADGASAAAQELAAENDATVQGGAQPTEVDGFPGFSVQVETNYTVGESIIPGTEGMSALASATAVVQPRCDFDPDADPADPLELVCDGKTVIIDPEDFDPDDLPDASVMFSVRLAE, from the coding sequence CTGATCTCTGCGCACCTTCGGAGTGATCGAGGGTCGACCCTTCCCATCTACATATGGCTGACGGCGATCGTGCTCTTCGCCGGCTTTGCCTTCTTCGCGTTCGCCCAGGCAGCGTCCGCCCGCAATGGTGCTCAATCCGCGGCGGACGCTGCGGCGTTGGCGGCGGCACAACAGGCCCGAGACGAGCTGCTGCTGGACCTGGGGGACGTCATCGACGGCGACGAGGACGACTGGCTGGACTGGCTGGACCTCAACGACGTGGGGCTCCCGGCAGACGGCGCGTCCGCCGCGGCCCAGGAACTGGCCGCCGAGAACGACGCGACCGTCCAGGGCGGTGCCCAGCCCACCGAGGTGGATGGTTTCCCGGGGTTCTCGGTTCAGGTCGAGACGAACTACACCGTCGGAGAGTCGATCATCCCCGGCACCGAGGGCATGTCGGCCCTGGCCAGCGCCACGGCCGTGGTTCAACCGCGCTGCGATTTCGACCCGGACGCCGATCCCGCTGATCCTTTGGAACTGGTCTGCGACGGTAAAACCGTCATCATCGACCCCGAAGATTTCGATCCGGACGACCTCCCTGACGCGTCCGTAATGTTCTCTGTGCGTCTGGCCGAGTGA
- a CDS encoding response regulator transcription factor produces MPDPNQAPDQELPASHPLRVLVADDNPVVRAGLAALLGGHPDIEVVAQATNGEEAVAEARRSDPDVVLLDVRMPGTDGLTALPELAALAPVMMLTYSTEPEVVAEALHQGAVGYLVHGDFTAPELIEAVRDLREGRPTISSSASTAVSTSLGVSYKPSHESHDHSSQLQSVVAQSSYRVDRSNQPSYGLSSREVEVMDLIASGMSNQQIASACFISEKTVKNHINRIFAKLHSSSRSEAIAHWLGTAREGWSR; encoded by the coding sequence ATGCCTGACCCGAACCAGGCCCCGGACCAGGAACTCCCCGCTTCCCACCCCCTCCGCGTACTCGTCGCCGACGACAACCCGGTGGTCCGCGCAGGCCTCGCCGCGCTGCTCGGCGGCCACCCCGACATCGAGGTCGTGGCACAGGCGACGAACGGCGAGGAGGCGGTGGCAGAGGCACGGCGAAGTGACCCGGACGTGGTCCTCCTCGACGTCCGCATGCCCGGCACGGACGGCCTGACCGCGCTCCCCGAACTGGCCGCGCTGGCCCCCGTGATGATGCTGACCTACAGCACGGAACCCGAGGTCGTGGCCGAGGCCCTGCACCAGGGCGCGGTCGGCTACCTGGTCCACGGCGACTTCACGGCCCCCGAACTGATCGAGGCCGTTCGGGACTTGAGGGAGGGCCGCCCGACTATCTCCTCCTCCGCCTCCACCGCTGTCTCAACTTCGCTCGGCGTTTCCTACAAACCTTCACACGAAAGTCACGACCACTCTTCGCAGCTGCAATCAGTTGTGGCACAGTCGTCGTACCGTGTTGACCGCTCCAACCAACCGTCCTACGGCCTGAGTTCAAGGGAGGTGGAGGTGATGGACCTCATTGCATCCGGTATGAGTAACCAGCAAATCGCCTCCGCCTGCTTCATCAGCGAGAAGACGGTCAAGAACCACATCAACCGCATCTTCGCGAAACTGCACAGTTCCTCGCGCAGCGAAGCCATCGCCCACTGGCTGGGCACGGCCCGGGAGGGGTGGAGCCGATGA